Proteins encoded in a region of the Paenibacillus sp. E222 genome:
- a CDS encoding YqzE family protein has protein sequence MAKSDELVKYITERVVHYIDTPKDERKGRSKTKEPWSMKWFGMIPFAVSLWVGKKEKAMNSQGKMQKRSSSGKG, from the coding sequence ATGGCCAAAAGTGATGAACTGGTGAAGTACATTACAGAGCGAGTGGTTCATTATATCGACACACCGAAGGATGAACGTAAAGGACGCAGCAAGACCAAAGAGCCGTGGAGCATGAAGTGGTTTGGAATGATTCCTTTTGCCGTATCGCTATGGGTTGGGAAAAAGGAAAAAGCGATGAATTCGCAGGGGAAAATGCAGAAACGGAGCTCTTCAGGAAAAGGGTAA
- a CDS encoding N-acetylmuramoyl-L-alanine amidase — translation MYKLLAASMALLISISCIPLTSHASAAKFDLTDLPILHSQQSPISPSMLPVTDGDAYHSTHHAFAAPVILLDVGHGGIDGGTTDHGVLEKDINLAISQKVYLLLRSKGYAVIINRLGDYALSDENRWLNSRSRHRKDLAQRKSLSEEVSTDIVVSIHANWSPRSSARGPVVLHQNEGRSYMLASSIQNQLNQLYETERDVVWGKPFYLLNHVKQPAVIVETGFLSNARDRAMISDPGEQKRIAQSIANGIIYYLSAV, via the coding sequence ATGTATAAGCTGCTGGCCGCATCGATGGCATTGCTAATCAGCATCAGTTGCATCCCCCTGACCTCCCATGCCAGCGCGGCAAAATTTGACTTAACCGATCTGCCTATATTGCATTCACAACAATCACCCATAAGCCCATCCATGCTGCCGGTAACCGATGGGGATGCCTATCACTCCACTCATCATGCGTTTGCAGCACCTGTGATCCTTCTGGACGTTGGTCACGGCGGCATTGACGGTGGAACAACAGACCATGGCGTACTGGAAAAAGACATCAACCTAGCCATTAGCCAAAAGGTGTATCTTCTGCTTCGCAGCAAGGGTTATGCAGTCATCATCAATCGACTTGGAGACTATGCGCTGAGTGACGAGAATCGCTGGTTAAACAGTCGCTCACGCCATCGCAAGGATTTGGCCCAACGCAAAAGCCTTAGCGAAGAGGTTAGCACCGACATCGTCGTCAGTATCCATGCCAACTGGAGTCCAAGATCATCTGCACGAGGCCCGGTTGTTTTACATCAGAACGAAGGACGAAGCTACATGCTTGCAAGTTCCATTCAGAATCAGCTTAATCAATTGTATGAGACGGAGCGGGATGTTGTATGGGGCAAGCCCTTTTACCTGTTAAATCATGTGAAGCAACCCGCTGTAATTGTTGAAACCGGATTTCTAAGCAATGCACGTGATCGCGCAATGATCAGCGACCCAGGCGAACAGAAACGGATTGCACAGTCCATTGCTAATGGTATTATTTATTATCTGTCGGCAGTTTAG
- a CDS encoding divergent polysaccharide deacetylase family protein codes for MNKAGRKGWSCTWKFKMSVVLTGTIFMVCGFGFSASSAESQVRSGQVPEQILTEQTLIQAPGSTSGQIPQTPADKSQRKRMAIIIDDAGNDMKGTSEILATPVKLTLAVMPFLQTTKKDAIAAHEKGMDVIVHMPMEPNKGRPEWLGPGAITSNLTDEEVRARVEKAIDEVPYAVGMNNHMGSKITSNKRIMSIVLDVCRERGLFFVDSRTNFRSVVGELAITKNMPPVGNDIFLDDHNSKQHIRKQMDLAAKRALDNDVCVVIGHVGHTGLNTSAVVHESVSRLKGQIEFVGISDLVRDVWHWQAEPKLPTDNK; via the coding sequence ATGAATAAGGCCGGACGAAAAGGGTGGTCCTGCACCTGGAAATTTAAAATGTCAGTGGTACTCACAGGTACGATATTTATGGTTTGTGGTTTTGGCTTTTCTGCCAGCAGTGCGGAATCACAAGTTCGTTCAGGGCAGGTGCCAGAGCAAATTTTAACGGAGCAAACCTTAATACAAGCACCTGGTTCAACTTCAGGTCAGATACCACAAACTCCAGCAGACAAATCGCAGCGTAAACGAATGGCGATTATCATCGATGATGCGGGGAATGACATGAAAGGCACTTCTGAAATTTTGGCGACGCCGGTGAAGCTTACGTTGGCCGTGATGCCATTCCTACAAACGACGAAGAAAGATGCGATTGCGGCTCATGAAAAAGGAATGGATGTGATTGTTCACATGCCAATGGAGCCCAATAAGGGCAGACCGGAATGGCTCGGCCCAGGTGCGATTACATCCAATCTGACGGATGAGGAAGTGCGTGCACGAGTCGAGAAAGCCATTGATGAAGTTCCTTATGCTGTCGGCATGAATAACCATATGGGTTCCAAAATTACCTCTAATAAACGGATCATGTCCATTGTATTGGACGTATGTCGAGAGCGCGGGCTGTTTTTTGTGGATAGTCGTACCAATTTCCGCTCCGTGGTGGGGGAATTGGCCATCACCAAAAACATGCCACCCGTCGGCAACGATATTTTTCTGGATGACCATAATTCCAAACAGCATATTCGCAAGCAAATGGATTTGGCGGCAAAACGTGCGCTCGATAATGATGTGTGTGTCGTAATCGGTCATGTTGGCCATACCGGATTAAATACCTCTGCTGTCGTCCATGAATCCGTATCCCGGCTCAAAGGCCAGATTGAGTTCGTCGGTATTAGTGATCTGGTCCGAGATGTCTGGCATTGGCAAGCTGAGCCTAAACTGCCGACAGATAATAAATAA